In Thioclava sp. GXIMD2076, one DNA window encodes the following:
- a CDS encoding cupin domain-containing protein, translating into MEFDVGARLKAVRKARKMSQREMAAKSGITNGMISLIEGNKTSPSISSLKKILEALDLTLSEFFESDAAVVDKFVFRHDELERITPEQVDGSGINPLSPAAKLQRLGYSQGSSLLMLYETYEPGADTGEPYTHEGEEAGFVIEGELLLEVDGEVEVLQVGDGYKFASTKPHRFRNIGAVRCVVISACTPPTF; encoded by the coding sequence ATGGAATTTGATGTGGGTGCACGGCTCAAGGCCGTGCGCAAGGCGCGCAAGATGTCACAGCGGGAAATGGCCGCGAAATCAGGCATCACCAACGGGATGATCTCGCTGATCGAGGGCAACAAAACGAGCCCGTCGATTTCGTCGCTCAAGAAAATCCTCGAAGCGCTCGATCTAACCCTGTCCGAGTTTTTCGAAAGCGATGCGGCGGTTGTGGATAAGTTCGTGTTCCGACATGACGAACTGGAGCGCATCACCCCCGAACAGGTGGATGGCTCGGGCATCAACCCGCTGTCTCCTGCGGCCAAGTTGCAGCGTCTGGGCTATTCCCAAGGCAGCTCGCTTCTGATGCTCTACGAAACCTACGAGCCGGGCGCTGATACCGGCGAGCCCTATACCCATGAGGGCGAGGAGGCGGGGTTCGTGATCGAGGGCGAGCTGCTTTTGGAGGTCGATGGCGAGGTCGAGGTGCTGCAAGTGGGGGATGGTTATAAATTCGCGTCCACCAAACCGCACCGTTTCCGCAATATCGGCGCTGTGCGCTGTGTTGTGATCAGTGCCTGCACACCGCCAACCTTCTGA
- a CDS encoding CoA-binding protein: MTTDTTLREIFTATKVIAVVGYSANTDRPSHMVAKFLQGKGYRVIPVNPGLAGQSELGETVYADLASIPDGIAVDMVDIFRRSDAVPEITREALEHLPSLRTVWMQIGVANAEAAELAEQAGKTVVQDRCPKIEMPRLGL, from the coding sequence ATGACGACCGACACCACCCTGCGCGAAATATTTACAGCCACCAAAGTGATTGCCGTGGTCGGCTATTCTGCCAACACGGACCGGCCGTCGCATATGGTCGCGAAATTCCTGCAAGGCAAAGGCTATCGGGTGATTCCCGTCAATCCGGGGCTGGCGGGGCAGAGCGAGTTGGGCGAGACCGTCTATGCCGATCTCGCTTCGATCCCCGACGGGATCGCGGTGGATATGGTGGATATCTTCCGCCGCTCCGACGCGGTGCCCGAGATCACCCGCGAGGCGCTGGAGCATCTGCCGTCGCTGCGCACGGTCTGGATGCAGATCGGGGTGGCAAATGCCGAGGCCGCGGAGCTTGCGGAGCAGGCAGGAAAGACCGTGGTGCAGGACCGCTGCCCGAAGATCGAGATGCCCCGTCTCGGGCTATAA
- the rlmB gene encoding 23S rRNA (guanosine(2251)-2'-O)-methyltransferase RlmB, with the protein MKKPSWVIDKERSKRAAAAETVWLFGIHAVRDALLNPNRTRLRLVLSKNAADKLAEAIAQSGMEPEIVDVRRFTKDVPISEDSVHQGAALEVKPLDWGKLVDVCEPGQGSPVVVLLDRVTDPHNVGAILRSAEVFGARAVVAPHRHSAPETGALAKTASGALERQPYLRIQNLGDAIEQLQKIGYVVYGLAGEAEMTLAEGLSNSSDLPIALVMGAEGPGLRERTRELCDHLVKIPFAADFGSLNVSNAAAISLYAAVSRLPAQS; encoded by the coding sequence ATGAAGAAGCCGTCTTGGGTCATCGACAAAGAACGTTCGAAACGCGCAGCGGCGGCGGAAACCGTATGGCTGTTCGGTATTCATGCGGTGCGTGATGCGCTGCTTAATCCCAACCGCACGCGACTGCGTCTGGTCCTGTCCAAGAATGCCGCCGACAAACTGGCCGAGGCCATCGCACAATCGGGCATGGAACCGGAGATCGTCGATGTGCGCCGCTTTACCAAGGACGTGCCGATCTCCGAGGATTCGGTCCATCAGGGGGCGGCACTCGAGGTGAAGCCTCTCGACTGGGGCAAGCTGGTGGATGTCTGCGAACCGGGGCAGGGCTCTCCGGTGGTGGTGCTTCTCGACCGCGTGACCGATCCCCATAACGTGGGTGCGATCCTGCGCTCGGCGGAGGTGTTCGGCGCGCGGGCCGTTGTGGCACCGCATCGCCATTCGGCGCCCGAGACCGGCGCCTTGGCGAAAACCGCCTCCGGCGCGCTGGAGCGGCAGCCCTATCTGCGCATCCAGAACCTTGGCGATGCCATCGAGCAGCTCCAGAAGATCGGCTATGTGGTCTATGGTCTCGCGGGTGAGGCGGAGATGACGCTGGCCGAGGGTCTGTCGAACTCCTCCGATCTGCCGATCGCGCTGGTGATGGGCGCCGAGGGGCCGGGGCTACGCGAGCGCACCCGCGAGCTGTGTGATCATCTGGTGAAAATCCCCTTCGCAGCGGATTTCGGATCGCTCAATGTCTCGAATGCCGCGGCGATTTCGCTTTATGCGGCTGTCAGTCGCCTCCCTGCGCAATCGTGA